In the Paralichthys olivaceus isolate ysfri-2021 chromosome 15, ASM2471397v2, whole genome shotgun sequence genome, one interval contains:
- the LOC109644282 gene encoding trafficking protein particle complex subunit 14-like codes for MVQMMESQCEYFMYFPAVPITDLSDPARYRSLPRRSHLYLGETVRFLLVLRCRDAGATPTEPGPGGGDDAAAGFGTESASSRAWRELAGSLCAVASVSPGESNRHRGNHHQHLHDYQSSGDEANEDGEEDYIAAAEAAIAALGSRVDSRCRSFRDCKPLLIHNSSGTAYREFRRAPVQSPLDEPVVLTDEVIFPLTVSLDKLPVSTLKVKVMVTVWKKEAEKAEVQELGYLSVLQQREPTQTFRHDLNTFKAQVSTTLTVLPPPTIRCKQMTVSGRHLAVLKVLNESSQEEVSIRDVRILPNLNASYLPMMPDGSVLLVDNVCHQSGEVGMASFCRVDSLACRLPSMLSALEEHDFLFQLHLNDMGQDDSNEGLEVPLVAVLQWSTPKMPFTNCIYTHYRLPSVRLDRPRFVMTASCPSTVRVKENFKVKYVLLNNLQDFLAVRLVWTPEGRGHGDDASLAAVVCHSPLSNLGHCRKGRTLSFSVSFQILRPGLYELSQHMKLKLQFTASVSNPPPDARPLSRKNSPSSPAVRDLLDRHQASLGRSQSFSHQQPSRSHIMRTGSAMERRAITPPVGSPVGRPLYLPPQDKSLLSLDKIAKRECKVLVVDPVS; via the exons ATGGTGCAGATGATGGAGTCTCAGTGCGAGTACTTCATGTATTTCCCTGCGGTGCCCATCACGGATCTGTCGGACCCGGCTCGGTACCGCAGCCTGCCCCGCCGGAGCCACCTGTACCTGGGGGAGACGGTTCGATTCCTGCTGGTGCTGCGCTGCAGGGACGCGGGGGCGACACCGACCGAGCCCGGCCCCG ggggcggtgatgatgctgctgcaggtttcGGGACGGAGTCGGCCAGCAGCCGAGCGTGGAGAGAGCTCGCCGGCTCTCTGTGCGCTGTGGCCAGTGTGAGTCCAGGTGAGAGCAACCGCCACCGAGGCAACCACCACCAGCATCTCCATGACTACCAGAGCAGCGGGGACGAGGCAAATGAAGACGGCGAGGAGGACTACATCGCAGCAGCGGAGGCGGCCATCGCGGCACTAGGCAGCAGGGTGGACTCCCGGTGTCGTAGCTTCAGAGACTGCAAACCTCTGCTCATCCACAACTCGTCAGGGACGGCGTACAGGGAGTTCCGCAGGGCGCCTGTTCAG TCTCCGCTGGACGAGCCGGTGGTTCTGACGGATGAAGTGATCTTccctctcaccgtctctctggACAAACTTCCTGTCAGCACGTTGAAAGTCAAG GTGATGGTCACGGTTTGgaagaaggaggcagagaaagcGGAGGTGCAGGAACTTGGTTACCTGAGCGTCCTGCAGCAGCGAGAACCGACACAGACCTTCAGACACGACCTGAACACGTTCAAGGCTCAgg TGAGCACCACTCTGACCGTCCTGCCGCCGCCAACCATCCGCTGCAAACAGATGACCGTCTCCGGGAGACACCTCGCTGTCCTCAAAG TGCTGAATGAGTCTTCTCAGGAGGAGGTGAGTATTCGGGATGTTCGCATTTTGCCGAACCTGAACGCCTCCTACCTTCCCATGATGCCAGACGGCTCCGTCCTGCTTGTGGACAATGTGTG CCACCAGTCAGGGGAGGTCGGCATGGCGTCTTTCTGCAGGGTGGACAGCCTGGCTTGCCGCCTTCCCAGCATGCTCAGCGCTTTAGAAGAGCACGACTTCTTGTTCCAGCTGCACCTCAACGACATGGGGCAGGACGACTCCAACGAG GGGCTGGAGGTTCCCCTGGTCGCTGTGTTGCAGTGGTCAACTCCCAAGATGCCTTTCACCAATTGTATCTACACCCACTACAG GCTGCCCAGTGTCCGTCTGGACCGACCACGGTTCGTCATGACGGCGAGTTGTCCGAGCACGGTCCGAGTGAAGGAGAACTTCAAGGTCAAATATGTTCTGCTCAACAACCTTCAGGACTTCCTGGCTGTACGACTCGTCTGGACCCCAGAGG gtcgCGGTCATGGCGACGATGCCTCTCTAGCAGCTGTGGTGTGTCACTCTCCTCTCAGTAACCTCGGTCACTGTCGTAAAGGAAGAACTTTGTCGTTCAGTGTTTCATTCCAGATCCTCCGACCAGGACTGTACGAG ctcagtcagCACATGAAGCTGAAGCTTCAGTTCACAGCTTCGGTCTCTAACCCTCCTCCAGACGCTCGGCCTCTGTCAC GTAAGAACAGCCCGTCCAGTCCGGCGGTTCGAGACCTGTTGGACCGTCACCAGGCGAGTCTGGGTCGATCTCAGTCCTTCtcccaccagcaaccatctcgaTCCCACATCATGAG GACGGGCAGCGCCATGGAGCGACGGGCCATCACCCCACCTGTCGGCTCTCCGGTTGGTCGACCGCTCTACCTGCCACCACAGGACAAATCGCTGCTGTCACTGGACAAGATCGCTAAGAGGGAATGTAAAGTCCTGGTGGTGGATCCCGTCAGctag